Below is a window of Pseudomonas sp. B21-040 DNA.
TTCCAGCGATCTCTCCATTGACCTGGGCACTGCCAACACCCTTATTTACGTGCGCGAGCGCGGAATCGTCCTGAATGAGCCATCGGTTGTGGCTATTCGGACACACGGTAACCAGAAAAGTGTCGTTGCTGTCGGCACCGAGGCGAAGCGCATGCTCGGCCGAACGCCGGGCAACATTGCTGCCATTCGTCCGATGAAGGACGGCGTGATTGCCGACTTCAGCGTCTGCGAAAAGATGCTGCAATACTTTATCAACAAGGTTCACGAAAACAGCTTCCTGCAGCCTAGCCCTCGTGTGCTGATCTGCGTTCCGTGCAAATCGACTCAAGTTGAGCGTCGTGCCATCCGTGAATCGGCCCTTGGTGCCGGTGCTCGTGAAGTGTTCCTGATCGAAGAGCCAATGGCTGCTGCGATTGGTGCCGGCCTGCCGGTTGAAGAAGCACGCGGTTCGATGGTGGTCGATATCGGTGGTGGTACTACCGAAATCGCCCTGATCTCCCTGAACGGTGTGGTTTACGCTGAGTCCGTACGGGTTGGCGGCGACCGCTTCGACGAAGCGATCATCACCTACGTGCGTCGCAACTACGGCAGCCTGATCGGCGAATCCACCGCCGAGCGCATCAAACAGGAAATCGGTACAGCCTACCCAGGCGGCGAAGTTCGCGAAGTCGACGTTCGTGGCCGTAACCTGGCCGAAGGCGTTCCACGCGCATTCACCCTGAACTCCAATGAAGTGCTGGAAGCTCTGCAAGAGTCCCTGGCCACCATCGTTCAGGCTGTGAAAAGCGCACTGGAGCAATCGCCTCCGGAGCTGGCGTCCGATATCGCCGAGCGTGGCCTGGTTCTGACCGGTGGTGGCGCCTTGCTGCGCGACCTCGACAAGTTGCTGGCCCAGGAAACAGGTCTGCCGGTGATCGTCGCCGAAGACCCGCTGACCTGCGTTGCTCGCGGCGGTGGCCGTGCATTGGAAATGATGGATAAACACACCATGGACCTGCTATCCAGCGAGTGATCTCGCCGGTTGCATCTATGCTGTTGGCGCGCAGGCAGCACTTTGCAGTGCTGCCTGTTGGCGTTTATCTTCTGTCAGTCTGCATCCAGGCCGGTTTGATGCCGTATGAATAAAGAGAACATTTGCCTGGGAGGAGCGGCTTATTAAACCGCTTTTCACCAAAGGGCCTTCACTGGGCGTGCGCTTATTAGTGCTGGTCGTGCTATCGGTCGCGCTGATGGTGGTCGATGCCCGCTTCACACTGCTCAAGCCAGTGCGTAGCCAAATGTCGCTGGTGCTGATGCAGTCTTACTGGATCACCGACCTGCCGCAGCGGCTATGGCAGGGTGTGGCCAGCCAATTTGGCAGCCGTACCGAGCTCGTCGCCGAAAACGAAAAACTCAAAGCGAAAACCTGCTGTTGCAGGGACGCATGCAAAAGCTTGCCTCCCTGACCGAGCAGAACGTTCGGCTGCGCGAGTTGCTCAATTCTTCCGCGCTGGTCAACGAAAAGGTCGAAGTGGCCGAGTTGATCGGCATGGACCCGAACCCCTTCACCCATCGCATCATCATCAATAAAGGTGAGCGCGACGGGGTGATCCTCGGTCAGCCGGTGCTCGATGCCCGCGGCCTGATGGGGCAGGTGGTCGAATTGATGCCCTACACCTCCCGTGTATTGCTGCTGACCGACACCACCCACAGCATTCCGGTGCAGGTGAACCGCAACGGTCTTCGGGCGATTGCCAGCGGCACCGGCAACCCGGAGCGCCTGGAACTGCGTCACGTTGCCGATACTGCAGACATCAAGGAAGGCGACCTGTTGGTCAGCTCCGGCCTCGGTCAGCGGTTCCCGGCTGGTTACCCGGTGGCGACCGTCAAGGAAGTGATTCACGACTCCGGCCAGCCGTTTGCCATTGTTCGCGCCGTGCCGACCGCTGCCTTGAACCGCAGTCGCTACTTGCTGTTGGTGTTCAGCGACGGCCGTACTGCCGAAGAGCGTGCCAACGAAGCGGCCCAGGCTCAGGAAGCACTGGACCAGCATGGTGGCGGGCCGATCATTCCGGCCACCGTACCCAAACCAGTGCCGGCGACCACGGCGGTGCCCGCCGCCAACGCAGCGCCTGCCACACCTGTCGCGCCTCCAGCTGCACCGGCCGCACCGGCACCGGCGGCAACCCCGGCCAAACCCGCTGCCGCCAAACCGCACGCGTCGCAACCTGCCGCCGCTAAACCGGCCGTGAAGCCTGCCGCCAAACCGCCTGTCCCCGCGCCGGCTTCTACTGGGAGAGAAGAATAATGGTCGGCGTCAAAGCTTCCCGAAATAGCTGGATTGTCTGGCTGACGTTCGCTATCGGCCTGTTGCTCAGTATCTCGCCCCTGCCGCAATTCATGGAAATCCTTCGCCCGCTGTGGCTGGCGTTGCTGCTCGCGTTCTGGGCGCTGACCCTGCCGCAAAAGGTCGGCATGGTCACCGCATGGTGCCTGGGCTTGGCTGAAGACGTGCTTTACGGCACGTTGCTTGGCCAGAATGCGCTGATCCTGACGTTGATCACTTTTCTGGTGTTGTCACTACAACAGCGCTTGCGCATGTTCCCGATGTGGCAACAGAGCCTGGTGATCCTGGTGATCTTCGGCCTCGCGCAGCTGGTTCAGCTGTGGCTGAGCGCCTTGACCGGCAATCGCCAGCCAACCCTGGCGCTGGTGCTGCCGGCACTGGTCAGTGCGTTGCTCTGGCCTTGGGTCAGCTACGGTTTGCGTGGTCTGCGTCGACGCTACAAAATCAATTAATTCGGTCAGGCATTTGCCCGCGCCGGTGCCCTGTCTCGCAAATACGTTCCTTTTTTGGCGAGTGGCTGTTGTTGCCAGACAAGGCGCCATGCCAAGTCATAGCTCGCTATGGCGAGAAGCGGCAACGCAGTATGGCAACAACAGACGCCGCCAAAAAGGAACAGTATTTGTGAGACAGGGCACTGGACAGGGAGACGTCTTGATGAAAAAGCTATACCTCGCCTCAGGCTCGCCGCGTCGGCGTGAACTGCTCACGCAGATCGGCGTGCCATTCTCCGCCATCAGCGCGGACATCGATGAAACCCCTTTACCTCAAGAATCCCCGTCGGCCTATGTCGAGCGCCTGGCGCGCGGCAAGGCCGAAGTCGGGCGCGGAACAGTTGTTTCCGACGTCGATTTTTGCGTGTTGGGTGCCGACACCGCCGTGGTGCTGGACGGCAAAATTCTGGGAAAACCGGTGGACGAAGCCGATGCGTGCGCCATGCTTATGCTGTTGGCCGGTCGTGAGCATGAGGTGCTGACCGCCATCGCCGTACTCGACGCCGAGCGCTGCGAGTCGCTGGTGGTGCGCAGTCTGGTGCGGTTTCGCAACATCAGTCGCGAAGAAGCGGCAGCCTACTGGGCCAGCGGTGAGCCTCGTGACAAGGCGGGTGGCTACGGAATTCAGGGGGTGGGTGCGGTATTTGTTGCCGGGCTCGATGGCAGTTACTCGGCGGTGGTCGGGTTGCCGCTGTGCGAAACCGCGGAACTGCTCGGCCATTTCGGCATACCCTGTTGGCAAACACTTAACGCGCGCTAAGCGTCGTACTGACAAGATGCAGCCACTATCGTGAACATGCCCGAACGAGACCCTGCCATGAGTGAAGAGATTCTGATCAACATCACGCCGATGGAATCGCGCGTGGCGGTGGTCGAAAACGGTGTTCTGCAAGAGG
It encodes the following:
- a CDS encoding nucleoside triphosphate pyrophosphatase, which translates into the protein MKKLYLASGSPRRRELLTQIGVPFSAISADIDETPLPQESPSAYVERLARGKAEVGRGTVVSDVDFCVLGADTAVVLDGKILGKPVDEADACAMLMLLAGREHEVLTAIAVLDAERCESLVVRSLVRFRNISREEAAAYWASGEPRDKAGGYGIQGVGAVFVAGLDGSYSAVVGLPLCETAELLGHFGIPCWQTLNAR
- the mreB gene encoding rod shape-determining protein MreB: MFKKLRGMFSSDLSIDLGTANTLIYVRERGIVLNEPSVVAIRTHGNQKSVVAVGTEAKRMLGRTPGNIAAIRPMKDGVIADFSVCEKMLQYFINKVHENSFLQPSPRVLICVPCKSTQVERRAIRESALGAGAREVFLIEEPMAAAIGAGLPVEEARGSMVVDIGGGTTEIALISLNGVVYAESVRVGGDRFDEAIITYVRRNYGSLIGESTAERIKQEIGTAYPGGEVREVDVRGRNLAEGVPRAFTLNSNEVLEALQESLATIVQAVKSALEQSPPELASDIAERGLVLTGGGALLRDLDKLLAQETGLPVIVAEDPLTCVARGGGRALEMMDKHTMDLLSSE
- the mreD gene encoding rod shape-determining protein MreD; protein product: MVGVKASRNSWIVWLTFAIGLLLSISPLPQFMEILRPLWLALLLAFWALTLPQKVGMVTAWCLGLAEDVLYGTLLGQNALILTLITFLVLSLQQRLRMFPMWQQSLVILVIFGLAQLVQLWLSALTGNRQPTLALVLPALVSALLWPWVSYGLRGLRRRYKIN